A single genomic interval of Spirosoma taeanense harbors:
- the tssR gene encoding type VI secretion system protein TssR, translated as MMNMLIIHRLLPLFRLLLMVGGFGASGSAWAQLPFFLRIARQPANLVPIAISGVPKGNVGVINESINSSLQPPGGLPWIVFSDRNNNNTFQSTNATTPFRKANFMDAFYVLKERKGYLKLIKYDPALPIGNKISRRVITNRKAVVYYGWAPKDHFLLTNFSSRSGEQNRPQIISAVLAKPELLTNPDRYFSNDSVRLFAGPGQQVSMKERMKLYELAYLYKLSETRRQALIGRASWFPTDSIKQVLMGWMPIELVQPIGQRLFLEADTVRFPYEPVPMYRSLATAQRQKKDSTIVNRYFPAVSWNRLGAKFPITNQLITRDSGRIVLTNVQIPLVERRRALVLNVLGKPIDPQTLDDVTERSNRFNLIYVIEGSSAMHPYWGELLNTIQFTVTQLAQDTTQTIDLRVGAVVYDGFRRQDTDRGYNRTTIVRGAVGSIPLTTNSTYLLNELRKDAPPSTPSAMNEAKGIRLGLIKALAMFADHPGENNILVLVGINGDLQSISSGNQIVNALKQTECRLLSFQVHAAPGDISNNFVIHSRELALQIASHSSDIKKNRLVRPDMVTLTNEFNLKLGDRNVYQLAYPERSMVPSWILFPRKNQVLPFRELYAATDSLFKQVAHESQAVLTALESTFDQLIPLSDRVNPRLSPVYASAGVALPADAVPLMPLAAYPYLMRAYTPLALKDGPRWKYTALLPIDEYDGVAQLLQQLSGDDIDPTSFADRQRLHRQCRRVMEAVGLSPDESITLDQVLVRLLDLPVTNPLLKRIVINQISSRTEVSDALLSQVLYLLRERRDYFQRIPTFRNSRFTSNERTYYWISEDLFR; from the coding sequence ATGATGAACATGTTAATCATTCACCGTTTGTTACCTCTATTCCGGCTGTTGCTTATGGTTGGTGGGTTTGGAGCGTCTGGATCGGCGTGGGCGCAGTTACCATTCTTTCTCCGTATTGCCCGGCAGCCCGCCAATCTGGTTCCTATTGCCATAAGTGGTGTGCCGAAAGGGAATGTCGGCGTTATTAACGAAAGTATTAACAGCAGTTTGCAACCGCCCGGCGGATTGCCCTGGATCGTATTCTCAGACCGAAATAATAACAATACGTTTCAGAGCACCAATGCGACGACACCTTTTCGTAAAGCGAACTTTATGGATGCGTTCTATGTGCTAAAAGAGCGCAAGGGCTATCTCAAGTTGATAAAGTACGATCCTGCTCTGCCTATCGGGAACAAAATTTCTCGGCGTGTTATCACCAATCGTAAGGCGGTAGTCTACTATGGCTGGGCCCCCAAGGACCATTTTTTGCTGACCAATTTTAGCAGTCGATCGGGTGAGCAAAACCGCCCGCAGATCATCAGTGCGGTACTGGCTAAACCCGAATTGCTAACCAATCCCGACCGTTATTTCTCGAACGACTCCGTGCGGCTCTTTGCCGGCCCCGGCCAGCAGGTTTCAATGAAGGAGCGGATGAAACTCTACGAATTAGCCTACCTGTATAAATTGTCTGAAACACGTCGACAGGCGCTTATTGGCCGGGCGTCGTGGTTTCCGACCGACAGCATCAAACAGGTGCTCATGGGCTGGATGCCCATCGAATTGGTGCAGCCCATTGGACAGCGTCTATTTCTCGAAGCTGACACGGTCCGCTTCCCCTATGAACCGGTGCCGATGTACCGGTCGCTGGCTACGGCTCAACGCCAGAAAAAGGATTCAACAATAGTAAACAGGTATTTTCCAGCTGTGTCGTGGAATCGGCTGGGGGCTAAATTCCCTATCACCAATCAGCTAATTACGCGTGATAGCGGGCGTATTGTTCTGACTAACGTGCAGATTCCGCTGGTTGAACGACGACGCGCTCTTGTTCTTAACGTACTAGGAAAACCCATCGACCCGCAGACACTCGATGACGTTACCGAACGTAGCAATCGGTTCAATCTGATTTACGTGATTGAAGGTAGCTCAGCCATGCACCCTTACTGGGGCGAGCTGCTCAATACCATTCAATTTACGGTTACTCAACTGGCTCAAGACACTACCCAAACTATCGATCTGCGGGTAGGGGCGGTAGTGTATGATGGTTTCCGGCGACAGGATACGGACAGGGGCTACAATCGAACAACGATCGTACGCGGAGCTGTCGGCTCTATTCCACTAACTACCAATTCAACGTATTTGCTGAACGAATTACGGAAAGATGCTCCACCGAGTACCCCCTCCGCGATGAATGAAGCAAAAGGTATCCGACTAGGCCTTATTAAGGCACTGGCTATGTTTGCTGATCATCCTGGTGAGAATAACATTTTGGTTCTGGTGGGTATCAACGGTGACCTACAATCGATCAGTAGCGGCAACCAAATCGTTAATGCGCTGAAGCAGACAGAATGTCGATTACTATCGTTTCAGGTTCATGCAGCACCAGGAGATATATCAAATAATTTCGTAATTCATTCACGGGAATTAGCGCTACAAATTGCCAGCCACAGTAGTGATATAAAGAAGAATCGGCTAGTACGGCCCGATATGGTAACGCTCACTAACGAGTTCAATCTAAAATTGGGTGATCGCAACGTTTATCAGCTTGCATACCCTGAGCGTAGTATGGTACCCAGTTGGATACTGTTTCCCCGTAAAAACCAAGTGCTGCCATTTCGGGAGCTATACGCGGCCACTGACAGCCTGTTCAAGCAAGTGGCTCATGAATCGCAGGCAGTACTGACGGCTTTAGAAAGCACATTTGATCAACTCATACCGTTGAGCGACCGGGTTAATCCGCGTCTATCACCGGTCTACGCGTCGGCAGGCGTTGCTCTGCCTGCCGACGCAGTTCCGCTAATGCCGCTGGCAGCATACCCATACCTAATGCGGGCTTATACACCCTTAGCCCTGAAAGATGGTCCACGCTGGAAGTATACCGCCCTGCTACCAATCGATGAATATGACGGTGTTGCCCAGCTACTGCAACAGCTTAGTGGCGATGATATTGACCCGACTTCATTCGCCGACCGGCAGCGATTGCACCGGCAGTGCCGAAGGGTAATGGAAGCGGTAGGCCTGTCGCCCGACGAATCAATTACGTTAGATCAGGTGCTGGTTCGGCTGCTCGATCTGCCTGTTACCAACCCGCTGTTAAAACGCATCGTAATTAATCAGATCAGTAGTCGCACCGAAGTTTCTGACGCGTTACTCAGCCAAGTACTTTACCTGCTGCGCGAGCGGCGTGACTATTTTCAGCGCATCCCGACTTTCCGCAACAGCAGGTTTACATCTAATGAGCGTACCTATTACTGGATCAGCGAGGACCTCTTTCGATAA
- a CDS encoding PKD domain-containing protein — protein sequence MNSKLTLSARTFLLATVALLGLYAYTDEPKIQASIYPLQQVVGQPIRYVDSTMQAEDWHWEFGNGQEARREKGLFTYFKPGTYLIRLTVNESTSKTFTVVIKPKPVSNSENAIVRIQGPKSGFEEEKLVFTAVGGQAKQFTWRFGASGQVDSREQTAIYSYPREENYGRPRRYTVELMTDVTKYPIQQQVTIYRGYNKFDPPIDSLDLISGDIRQRLQFIADGRPFNNNYNYLLQKYLCNHNNTLVRTNGTKANDFYSYCMGLQFDRGVRIDAVSIASDTLTSCVVRLDVTQHK from the coding sequence ATGAACAGCAAATTAACCTTGTCAGCACGGACATTTTTACTGGCTACGGTAGCCTTGCTGGGTTTGTACGCTTACACAGATGAGCCCAAAATTCAAGCCAGTATTTACCCACTTCAGCAGGTAGTAGGACAACCCATCCGCTACGTCGATAGTACTATGCAGGCTGAAGACTGGCACTGGGAATTTGGTAATGGGCAGGAGGCACGGCGCGAAAAAGGCCTATTTACATATTTCAAGCCTGGCACCTACCTAATTCGTCTGACGGTTAATGAGAGTACATCGAAAACGTTTACAGTAGTTATCAAACCCAAACCTGTCAGTAATAGCGAAAATGCGATCGTACGCATTCAGGGCCCTAAATCGGGCTTCGAAGAAGAAAAACTGGTATTTACGGCGGTGGGTGGTCAAGCCAAACAGTTTACGTGGCGGTTTGGCGCCAGTGGTCAGGTTGATTCGCGCGAACAAACGGCCATTTACAGCTACCCCAGAGAGGAGAATTATGGGCGTCCCCGGCGCTACACGGTCGAATTGATGACCGATGTAACTAAGTACCCGATCCAGCAGCAGGTGACGATTTACCGAGGCTACAACAAATTTGACCCTCCAATCGATTCTCTGGATTTAATTAGTGGTGATATCCGTCAGCGGCTTCAGTTCATTGCTGACGGGCGCCCGTTCAACAACAATTATAATTACTTACTCCAAAAGTACCTCTGTAATCACAATAACACCCTTGTGCGCACAAATGGCACGAAAGCCAACGATTTTTATTCATACTGTATGGGTCTCCAGTTCGACCGGGGGGTGCGTATTGATGCCGTATCTATCGCATCAGATACGCTAACATCCTGCGTCGTACGGCTCGACGTTACCCAGCATAAATGA
- the tssO gene encoding type VI secretion system TssO, with amino-acid sequence MNTFFRLAMRERRLQFLYLLTAISLLTLLVSLIVFRHQAYSRTEANYLSNYIRGKEQMLKSQMNNLSLLDSAYRAIVAYKPEVNAIFVEVDIEEQLNEIRRLSAPQADGTRFRAFAQIADFYKMMYDDKKVAWSKQSNISLFQKQLDDCSVGLFPGSVTATPVPATSNSGHR; translated from the coding sequence ATGAATACTTTTTTTCGACTGGCCATGCGCGAACGGCGGCTGCAATTCCTATACTTATTGACAGCTATCAGCCTGCTGACGTTATTAGTAAGTTTGATTGTCTTTCGCCATCAGGCCTATTCTCGCACCGAAGCTAACTACCTGTCAAATTATATTCGAGGTAAAGAGCAGATGCTAAAAAGCCAGATGAATAATCTGTCTCTGCTAGATTCGGCTTACCGTGCAATTGTAGCCTATAAGCCCGAGGTGAACGCCATTTTTGTGGAAGTTGACATTGAGGAGCAATTAAACGAAATCCGCCGACTGTCGGCTCCGCAGGCTGACGGCACTCGCTTCCGGGCGTTCGCGCAGATAGCGGACTTCTATAAAATGATGTACGATGATAAAAAAGTGGCTTGGAGTAAGCAGTCTAATATTAGCTTATTTCAGAAGCAGCTTGACGATTGTAGCGTGGGTTTATTTCCTGGCTCGGTAACTGCTACTCCCGTACCGGCTACCTCCAACTCCGGGCATCGTTGA
- a CDS encoding type VI secretion system TssO, whose product MKSLNHQEISQAFNRFLVWFIGLLIATSACVYSCQRTSERQAIQLIRQKEAVDHYLILDASLADKVDSLYAYMSILNTSQIQNDRQMQRLITKKKEEFIKKVSREQRTQKYFGVYNQLLSHINEMLLVKDSLNRAISQESDLREDLRNCLDRAVEQHRQRR is encoded by the coding sequence ATGAAATCACTAAATCATCAAGAGATCAGCCAGGCGTTTAACCGGTTTTTAGTATGGTTTATCGGGTTGCTAATAGCCACAAGTGCTTGTGTATATTCCTGTCAGCGCACAAGTGAACGGCAAGCCATACAATTAATTCGGCAAAAAGAGGCTGTCGATCATTATCTCATCCTTGACGCATCCCTGGCTGATAAAGTTGATTCCCTTTATGCGTATATGAGTATACTGAATACCAGTCAGATTCAGAACGATCGGCAGATGCAACGACTGATTACTAAAAAGAAGGAAGAATTCATTAAAAAAGTCAGCCGGGAGCAGCGAACTCAGAAATACTTTGGCGTTTATAACCAACTGCTGAGTCATATCAACGAAATGTTACTCGTGAAAGACTCGCTTAATCGGGCTATAAGTCAGGAAAGTGATCTGCGTGAAGACCTTAGAAATTGCCTAGACCGAGCCGTAGAACAGCACCGGCAGCGCCGGTAA
- a CDS encoding type VI secretion system baseplate subunit TssG produces the protein MNQTNATLSPYFLDLLDVDFRAEILAASLADQQVPPERIVINPTGLYSRAYSKDIQDVSDWLLEGSEFIYNRIDTPREGLFDMLPHYLFFSPKDPAGFENTDKILNGLRYDREQERQARLFFLPFDTEFNYLRTLSVHYDNSVEHLSGAATLINQFAEYWPIINDMTLIQAGIFLQILPWLHQLRSNLDWFSRFLQLFIDAPVRITVGQYHQQYTCTEGLPTLSNSRLGIDAILGDRFEDSGDIHLVIGPVPDVRIANFLPHTKIRTLLQNLIGYFLPVSTEVMISIDTFPPAPDTPRPTISYLGFNTFL, from the coding sequence ATGAATCAGACTAATGCCACTCTATCTCCATACTTTCTTGACCTGCTTGATGTGGACTTCAGAGCTGAAATTCTAGCAGCTTCACTAGCTGACCAGCAGGTACCTCCTGAACGCATTGTCATTAACCCGACAGGTCTCTACAGCCGAGCTTACTCCAAGGATATTCAAGACGTTAGCGACTGGTTACTTGAAGGCTCAGAGTTTATTTATAATCGTATCGATACACCCCGTGAGGGACTGTTTGATATGTTGCCACATTATCTGTTCTTTAGCCCTAAAGACCCGGCTGGTTTTGAGAACACCGACAAAATCCTTAATGGCCTCCGTTATGATCGTGAGCAGGAGCGGCAAGCCCGGCTATTTTTTCTGCCTTTCGATACTGAATTTAATTATCTTCGTACTCTCTCGGTTCACTATGATAATTCTGTCGAACACTTAAGCGGGGCCGCCACTCTTATAAATCAGTTTGCTGAGTATTGGCCTATTATAAACGACATGACTCTGATACAGGCTGGTATCTTCTTGCAGATTCTTCCGTGGCTGCATCAACTGCGTAGCAACCTCGACTGGTTCAGCCGGTTTCTACAACTTTTCATCGATGCACCCGTCCGGATTACAGTTGGACAGTATCACCAACAATACACCTGCACCGAGGGCCTTCCTACCCTATCAAATAGCCGGCTGGGTATCGACGCCATACTGGGTGACCGCTTTGAAGACAGCGGAGATATTCATCTCGTTATAGGCCCCGTGCCGGATGTTCGCATCGCCAATTTCCTTCCTCATACTAAAATACGTACTCTATTGCAGAATCTAATTGGTTATTTTTTGCCGGTTTCAACGGAGGTAATGATCTCCATCGACACCTTTCCCCCCGCACCCGATACACCCCGCCCTACTATTTCATACCTAGGTTTCAACACATTTCTTTAA
- a CDS encoding type VI secretion system baseplate subunit TssF, protein MGLSDQRSFYTKEAIQQRLLLHLIQMWGVHDLNALDSFVRMLIDTLANEVHKISNEFIGSEVRVLERLADLLTPDLLTIPRPAHAIMQAHPIEPVFELTFSQSFLYQQKYASQLMGEIDSVRDLIFSPVDSLRLVDGRVVYLAAGSHLHAIHPQLGKRLVAQTLPGNAIPSQTLWIGLELNPGVESLDRVNFFFNWPADVDAIPLFPLLKLSNWYLHGSLLRTVTGPGYEHLNQRIADGPAQLLTEYDINYQLEADIRQTYQLRFIHITQSADSQLETSRQSYPDEFVDAFGVKSLEPLNDGLLWLKVVFPTPFDQTVLEKIIIDLNAFPVLNRRENKILYRTTVNFNLLPLRTGPFETLLMVKTVIDSKERIFTPFPAHQADHISEGSYVIRRGGVERFDVRNARENLSFLLELLRDESVAFAVYGQDTVRLLLTQLQEQLEQLQRKVQTTPTPPIALNQYVLFKPYEEGDTMQVNFWTTNCELANRIPAGTMLQPFNTNSIHSDSIRFLTGTTGGRNRPSAMHQVQTYRYALMTHQRLVTQEDVRSFFHYELGTLLASVTISKGVAIGLTQKEGLIRTIDITLHPASDSALSPEEWKVVLEGLQQKLVQRSGQVMPYRLFLDTPSFNV, encoded by the coding sequence ATGGGCCTAAGTGACCAGCGGTCTTTTTACACCAAGGAGGCTATCCAGCAGCGGTTGCTGTTGCATCTGATTCAGATGTGGGGAGTGCATGACTTGAATGCGCTCGATTCATTTGTGCGGATGCTGATCGATACGTTGGCTAATGAAGTTCATAAAATAAGCAATGAGTTTATAGGTTCGGAAGTACGCGTGCTGGAACGGCTGGCTGACCTGCTCACGCCTGACCTGCTGACCATACCACGCCCAGCGCACGCCATCATGCAGGCGCACCCAATCGAACCCGTTTTTGAATTGACTTTTAGCCAGAGTTTTCTCTACCAGCAGAAATATGCGTCGCAATTAATGGGCGAAATTGACAGCGTACGCGACCTCATTTTTTCGCCTGTTGATTCGTTACGATTAGTCGACGGCCGGGTTGTTTATTTGGCTGCCGGGTCACATCTGCATGCTATTCACCCTCAGTTGGGTAAACGGCTGGTGGCGCAGACCCTGCCGGGCAATGCTATTCCATCTCAGACACTTTGGATCGGACTGGAACTGAACCCAGGAGTTGAATCTCTTGACCGGGTCAACTTCTTTTTCAATTGGCCCGCCGATGTCGATGCAATCCCTCTGTTTCCACTGCTTAAACTTAGCAACTGGTATTTGCATGGGTCGTTACTTAGAACCGTGACAGGACCGGGCTACGAACATCTCAATCAGCGCATAGCCGATGGGCCAGCACAATTGTTGACGGAGTACGATATTAACTATCAGTTGGAAGCTGACATTCGGCAAACCTACCAATTGCGATTCATACATATTACTCAATCGGCCGACAGTCAGCTTGAAACCAGCCGTCAATCTTATCCAGATGAGTTCGTAGACGCGTTTGGGGTGAAGAGTCTAGAGCCTCTAAACGACGGGTTGTTGTGGCTAAAAGTTGTGTTTCCAACTCCGTTTGACCAAACCGTACTAGAAAAAATAATCATCGACCTGAATGCCTTTCCAGTGCTGAACCGAAGGGAGAATAAAATACTTTACCGCACAACGGTCAATTTTAACCTCCTGCCGCTGCGAACAGGACCGTTTGAGACACTATTAATGGTGAAAACGGTCATAGACAGTAAGGAACGTATATTCACGCCTTTCCCCGCTCATCAGGCAGACCATATCAGCGAAGGCAGCTATGTCATCCGACGAGGGGGCGTTGAACGGTTCGACGTTCGAAATGCCAGAGAGAATCTGTCCTTTCTGCTTGAATTATTACGCGATGAGTCAGTAGCATTTGCAGTTTATGGACAAGATACAGTACGCCTACTGCTGACACAATTGCAGGAACAACTCGAACAGCTACAACGCAAAGTGCAGACAACTCCAACGCCCCCTATTGCGCTGAACCAATATGTATTATTCAAGCCTTACGAGGAGGGCGACACTATGCAGGTCAATTTTTGGACGACTAACTGTGAACTGGCTAACCGTATTCCTGCAGGTACAATGTTACAGCCCTTTAACACGAATAGTATCCATAGCGATAGTATTCGATTCCTGACCGGTACCACAGGTGGACGTAACCGACCGTCGGCAATGCACCAGGTGCAGACCTACCGTTATGCACTGATGACCCATCAGAGACTGGTGACGCAGGAGGATGTCCGTTCTTTTTTTCATTACGAGTTGGGTACGTTACTGGCGTCTGTAACAATCAGTAAGGGTGTGGCCATTGGACTAACGCAGAAAGAAGGGCTAATTCGGACAATAGACATTACGCTGCACCCAGCCAGCGACAGTGCATTGTCACCAGAGGAATGGAAGGTAGTGCTGGAGGGTTTGCAGCAGAAACTGGTTCAACGGTCGGGACAAGTGATGCCCTACAGGCTTTTTCTGGACACTCCCTCATTTAACGTTTAG
- a CDS encoding GPW/gp25 family protein, which yields MNHSFYQLPIRLGLLMAGRELPTCGAGTSIAQVLYLLLYTQYGELRSDRTFGCKIWDLVFDRNISYSEWTSELCDSFEAAIRRHEPRLRAPHVSVQFLAVEHQIKPLPDDFQQAVVVTVDAMLNATQEPFHFTTKLYLGQLSMR from the coding sequence GTGAATCACTCATTTTATCAACTGCCGATTCGGCTTGGCCTGCTAATGGCGGGTCGCGAGCTACCTACCTGCGGTGCAGGAACATCCATTGCCCAAGTACTCTACTTACTGCTCTATACGCAATATGGTGAACTGCGTAGTGATCGTACATTTGGTTGTAAAATATGGGATCTCGTCTTCGATCGAAATATCAGCTATAGTGAATGGACGAGCGAATTGTGCGATTCGTTCGAAGCCGCTATTCGACGTCATGAACCGCGCCTGCGCGCCCCCCATGTGAGTGTTCAGTTTCTTGCCGTCGAACATCAGATCAAACCTTTGCCCGATGACTTCCAGCAGGCAGTCGTGGTAACGGTTGACGCAATGCTTAACGCCACACAGGAGCCCTTTCACTTCACTACTAAACTTTACTTGGGACAGTTGTCGATGCGCTAG
- a CDS encoding type VI secretion system Vgr family protein, with product MPVYSIITETTLLIDGKRISTFHSLTLQQSIHTTHEFRVIFEHDVVEELVTLFPDQLDQLHRKNLDLTIKGDPSTPPLEFKGVITQAELRQQDDGYWGRLIIKGHGHCEALRTVPGTQTFTDKPIADIATASLSIYQHPKKVTAPLGPNTLPFCVRYNESIWNFLKRLAYDFGAWFYYDGGQLQFTKTPGTNSSLPLTFGSNLIQFRSGVRAASTYLKHYDYLPEEDKRLETESAQDELPYGKPENEGTINPHPAKVAADMTPYRDNRKTALAAEEKYMEGQARVPGLFPGCKIIVKDASTGKGGQSAPYLVTDVVHYITGVGQYHNQFRAIPADVVSMPVRKLVRPMAQTQIGEVVDNKDPKGMGRVKVRLLWMKEAQTTPFIRMTLPHFGLHKDNKKTRGFQFVPTIGDQVMVGFEYNNPERPFVIGALPHGKNSAIDTSKPEEEKHISVGSGSTLTFIEKPSVREIHLQVDDKNFVKISVTSGNGTITVQSSKDILIKATSKVTVEAPQIDLIGTTVKIEAKQAVSIKGAQIKIEATGAMNVKGSMTDVEGTGTMNVKSSGITTVKGSMVMIN from the coding sequence ATGCCGGTCTACTCCATTATTACAGAAACCACATTGCTCATCGACGGTAAACGTATCTCCACGTTCCACTCGCTGACTTTGCAACAGTCGATCCATACGACACACGAATTCCGGGTCATATTTGAGCATGACGTTGTTGAGGAACTGGTGACCCTTTTTCCTGATCAACTCGATCAGTTACACCGAAAAAATCTTGACCTGACCATTAAAGGTGACCCATCGACACCACCACTGGAGTTCAAAGGCGTCATTACCCAAGCCGAATTGCGGCAACAGGACGACGGTTACTGGGGGCGCCTAATCATAAAGGGCCACGGCCATTGCGAAGCGCTGCGGACGGTACCCGGCACACAGACCTTTACCGATAAACCCATCGCAGATATTGCCACAGCAAGTCTAAGTATATATCAGCACCCTAAAAAAGTAACGGCTCCGCTTGGTCCTAATACCTTGCCCTTCTGCGTACGCTACAATGAGTCGATCTGGAACTTTCTTAAGCGACTAGCCTACGATTTTGGAGCCTGGTTTTATTACGACGGGGGCCAACTCCAGTTTACCAAAACGCCGGGTACAAATTCATCGCTGCCCCTGACTTTTGGCAGCAACTTGATCCAGTTCCGGTCGGGGGTACGTGCAGCTTCGACCTACCTCAAACACTACGATTACCTGCCGGAAGAAGATAAGCGGCTAGAAACCGAATCGGCCCAGGATGAACTACCCTATGGTAAACCAGAAAATGAGGGTACGATCAACCCACATCCGGCCAAAGTTGCAGCTGATATGACTCCCTACCGGGATAACCGCAAGACTGCACTAGCTGCGGAAGAAAAATATATGGAAGGCCAGGCTCGCGTGCCAGGTCTATTTCCCGGTTGCAAAATCATCGTCAAAGATGCGTCGACAGGCAAGGGTGGGCAATCGGCCCCCTATCTGGTCACTGATGTGGTACATTATATCACAGGCGTTGGACAGTATCATAATCAGTTCCGAGCCATTCCCGCCGATGTAGTATCGATGCCGGTACGAAAGCTAGTTCGGCCGATGGCACAAACACAGATTGGTGAAGTGGTCGATAATAAAGATCCAAAAGGGATGGGCCGGGTTAAGGTGAGATTGCTTTGGATGAAAGAAGCACAGACTACGCCCTTTATCCGCATGACGCTGCCTCACTTTGGCCTGCACAAAGACAATAAAAAAACGCGTGGTTTTCAGTTTGTACCGACTATTGGCGATCAGGTGATGGTTGGTTTTGAATATAATAACCCTGAACGGCCATTCGTTATCGGGGCGCTACCACACGGCAAAAATAGCGCTATCGACACCAGCAAACCCGAAGAGGAAAAGCACATCAGCGTTGGTAGCGGGAGTACGCTGACATTCATCGAAAAACCTTCAGTGAGAGAGATCCACTTGCAGGTAGACGACAAGAACTTCGTGAAAATTTCGGTGACAAGCGGAAACGGTACTATCACGGTTCAGTCATCCAAAGACATCCTCATTAAAGCAACCAGCAAGGTAACGGTAGAAGCCCCCCAGATTGACTTGATAGGCACAACTGTAAAAATTGAAGCCAAGCAAGCGGTGAGTATCAAAGGGGCGCAGATCAAAATCGAAGCGACTGGTGCAATGAACGTCAAAGGCAGTATGACCGACGTAGAAGGCACCGGAACAATGAACGTCAAAAGCTCGGGCATTACTACAGTTAAAGGAAGTATGGTAATGATTAACTAA
- a CDS encoding tetratricopeptide repeat protein, producing MSFIATSPLSQRIAVLERHWQAFRRRPQTLCRWVFAPSEDWLLLLFLQEQAGINAVSNDIFITLRTPLQSWQTYFEQVFIELTELVQHDQTLLNQHGLSVDVSVDSNWVGLDAVSRLVKYLYLFIRKLSAYTDGALVLCLLPDSINSDTTLEPVLTALLQRNLPPDLRLLVSDTVGVERLARVCNRFRTNCYSTTVDMQLQKVTRQLAALGPPTSPDVKFRQWHAELTNALYQRNLQDVQYFANNCLLICSQENWTTLGGSVQLSVAYAYTDHHRFEEALTCYNQVIEQMEQLYQDGDVASGQLSIMAWLGAGGIYNKLRQRPRAIDYYQRASDRAEALQDWLLAIESCRRLSIAHAEAGNTKASEACYQRLFNLASNLPPTQRSAARLTEIGTLYWQQLATAARRHKADEQLVQLLGPNWRRTSDNR from the coding sequence TTGTCTTTCATTGCGACGAGTCCGCTAAGCCAGCGTATTGCGGTGCTGGAGAGGCACTGGCAGGCCTTTCGCCGAAGGCCACAGACCCTGTGTCGTTGGGTGTTTGCGCCCAGTGAAGACTGGTTGCTTTTACTGTTCCTGCAGGAACAGGCGGGGATAAACGCCGTGTCCAATGATATTTTCATCACGCTTCGCACCCCACTCCAGTCCTGGCAAACGTATTTCGAACAAGTCTTTATTGAATTGACAGAACTGGTTCAGCACGATCAGACTCTGCTCAATCAGCATGGGTTATCAGTTGACGTTTCAGTTGACTCAAACTGGGTGGGGCTGGATGCTGTATCGAGGCTTGTGAAGTATCTCTATCTATTTATCCGGAAGCTATCAGCTTATACTGATGGCGCGCTGGTGCTTTGTCTGTTACCCGACTCGATTAATTCCGATACTACACTGGAACCGGTCCTGACGGCCCTACTGCAGCGCAACCTGCCACCTGACCTACGACTGTTAGTCTCAGACACAGTTGGAGTAGAACGGCTGGCAAGGGTGTGCAACCGGTTTCGAACTAATTGCTACAGTACTACCGTCGATATGCAATTGCAGAAAGTAACCCGGCAACTAGCTGCCCTAGGGCCACCAACGAGCCCCGACGTAAAGTTCCGGCAATGGCACGCCGAACTAACCAATGCTCTTTACCAGCGTAATCTCCAAGATGTGCAATATTTCGCTAATAATTGCCTATTAATTTGCAGTCAGGAAAACTGGACGACGCTTGGTGGCAGTGTTCAACTCTCAGTCGCCTATGCCTACACCGATCACCATCGATTTGAGGAAGCTTTAACTTGTTACAATCAGGTGATTGAGCAAATGGAACAACTGTACCAAGATGGTGATGTGGCGTCTGGCCAGTTGAGCATCATGGCTTGGTTGGGCGCGGGCGGGATATACAATAAATTACGGCAACGGCCGAGGGCCATTGACTATTATCAGCGGGCTAGTGACCGGGCTGAAGCCTTGCAGGACTGGCTGCTAGCAATAGAAAGTTGCCGTCGGTTGAGTATCGCTCACGCAGAGGCTGGCAATACAAAAGCGTCGGAGGCCTGCTACCAACGGCTGTTTAACTTGGCAAGCAATTTGCCACCGACACAGCGCAGTGCTGCTCGACTAACTGAGATTGGCACCCTTTACTGGCAGCAGTTGGCAACAGCTGCCAGGCGGCATAAAGCCGATGAACAACTGGTACAATTACTTGGTCCCAACTGGCGTCGAACGTCTGATAACCGATGA